AAAGCACTTTATTCACTGCCAAGCCGAGAGTGGTCAATTCTGGTTTATCATCCCTGATGATTGGCCGCAAAGCAGTATGTAAAAAGTTGATATCGTCTACTGAGACAAAACAAACTCAGCCAGCATTGGATTATGATCCGACGCGTCACTTTCAGGTGTACTCGTTGCCTCTAAGGTCATGCCTCGATAGAAGATGTGATCGAGTGGCAGTCCGGTAACAAAGCGTTTTCGATGATCAGGGGTAAACTTGACCTCATTGATTTGATAATTACGAAGGACATTTTTTAGTACTTCCATTCGTGATTCGCTCCAACTGTTGAAGTCACCTGCGATGAGTAAGGGGCCGGAGTGAGATTCGAGCACTTGCTTAAACGAGTCCAGTTGTTGCTTATACTCTTGCGTCCCTAAGGTAAAGTTCACCGAATGCAGGTTAAGCGCTATCAAAGTCTGTCCATTAGAGAGCTTATATTCTGCATAGAGGCCAGATTTGGGGAGTTGCAGCCAAGGCTCAACTTGAAGGTTTGCACAGGCGACTTTTGGCATGGCACGGCTCAAGTTCAAAACCCCGCTTGAAACATCAAATGCCTTAAATGCGCTGACCTGATTACTTCCCCACTCTGAGCGCTGTAGCCAATCGAGGAACTGATCATCAAGACTTGCCTCTTGAAGTAACACCAACTGCCTGTCTTGAGAGCGCTCTGTAAGCTCTGAGAGAAGGTTATCTCTGTTTTGCTTATAGACATTCCACACCAGCACATTAAGTCGCCCTGCGTCATCAAGCGCCTCTGGCGTAGGATTGTGATAACACTTTAATTCGGTATCAACCTGCGTGCCGCGAACGGTGGTGATTTCTGGCGTATCTGAAACGGTAAACACCGCTTGAAACCCACCAACCGCCATACCAAGCGCAGCCAATGCACCGACTAAAAGCCACTTTAACTTCATTGCTCACCCTAAAAGTAAAAAAGGAGTAGTTGCCTACTCCTTTTAATGTTAGTGCTAAACGCGTTTTAGATCGCGTCTTCGTCTTCTTCGCCCGTGCGGATACGAACAACACGCTCGATATCAGTGATGAAGATTTTGCCATCTCCAATCTTGCCTGTTTGAGCCGTTTCAATGATGGTCTCAACACACTGGTCAGCCACATCACCCGCAACAACAATCTCGAGTTTCACTTTTGGTAAGAAATCGACCATGTACTCAGCGCCTCGATAAAGCTCAGTGTGGCCTTTCTGGCGACCAAAACCTTTCACTTCAGAAACGGTCATACCTGTAATGCCCACTTCAGCCAGTGCTTCGCGCACATCATCAAGTTTGAATGGTTTGATAATCGCTTCGATCTTTTTCATGTTCTTCCCTTACATCAATTTTGTTAGCGACATTATCTGGTAGGTCGCATCAACAATCAACGAAAACAAAAAGCCCGAAGCGTAGCTTCGAGCTTTGTGTCAAACATTCTTGCAACCGACTGAGTCGTTGCGTTATTTCTAGCTTACGTTCGGAACGATAAGTGGTCGTTACTTCAAGCTAGCGTAGTATGCGGCTAGGTTAGCAATGTCCTCATCACTAAGCATAGATGCTTGAGCTTGCATGACTGCTGCCAAACCACCATTGCGCTCTTTGTTTTTATACGCCTTGATGGACGTCACTAGGTACTGCTCATTTTGTCCTTTAAGGTTTGGGTAACCAGGGATAACCGCAATCCCATCAGCACCATGACACGCTGCGCAAACCGCTGCTTTCGCTTTACCCGCGGCAATGTCACCTGCCATTGCTGGTCCAC
This window of the Vibrio maritimus genome carries:
- a CDS encoding c-type cytochrome, translated to MKKLMIGAIAVVGLLSGPAMAGDIAAGKAKAAVCAACHGADGIAVIPGYPNLKGQNEQYLVTSIKAYKNKERNGGLAAVMQAQASMLSDEDIANLAAYYASLK
- a CDS encoding endonuclease/exonuclease/phosphatase family protein — its product is MKLKWLLVGALAALGMAVGGFQAVFTVSDTPEITTVRGTQVDTELKCYHNPTPEALDDAGRLNVLVWNVYKQNRDNLLSELTERSQDRQLVLLQEASLDDQFLDWLQRSEWGSNQVSAFKAFDVSSGVLNLSRAMPKVACANLQVEPWLQLPKSGLYAEYKLSNGQTLIALNLHSVNFTLGTQEYKQQLDSFKQVLESHSGPLLIAGDFNSWSESRMEVLKNVLRNYQINEVKFTPDHRKRFVTGLPLDHIFYRGMTLEATSTPESDASDHNPMLAEFVLSQ
- the glnB gene encoding nitrogen regulatory protein P-II; the protein is MKKIEAIIKPFKLDDVREALAEVGITGMTVSEVKGFGRQKGHTELYRGAEYMVDFLPKVKLEIVVAGDVADQCVETIIETAQTGKIGDGKIFITDIERVVRIRTGEEDEDAI